From Longimicrobium sp., one genomic window encodes:
- a CDS encoding BamA/OMP85 family outer membrane protein, which yields MSVFPPFALLRRPHAWLRTAIVLCALLGAAACAANQAATGPLPQFAQYEGEDVRSVKFEGELVVPEDSLRSVITTRVSRCSALGVLPFCIGSFGKDDYHLDLAVLSRDVARIQLVHRDFGYYGTRVVPVVDEAPEDGVNVTFRVEAGDLVTLTGLAVTGIDHVDGVDALSGRLPLKEGEPFRRNDFLASVDTVRNWLLNRGYAYAQVLRNYEIDTIADVARVELAAAPGPVVTVDSIHIVGLYRLDPGTVRQQLAIRRGARLRGADLARSQRSLFDLELVSFAAVEVAPERLQVTPDSMELDADSIGSTVLVRVVEAPRYAADIALGYGTLDCLRAQGRNLDRNFLGGARRLEVNGLIAKVGVADPVNGLERSLCPAFDPEKRTTDTDSLIADALNYRLAANFLQPRLLATQTSLVAGLFTEQVSELDLYVRSATGAEVGVVRQVLPQTLASLTLDVQRGRTQASDYFFCIAFEVCEREDIQAVQRSRWSNSVQLGLTQNRVRLDPFASGGHQFRTTMDFASPLLGSEDEYLRLMADGIIHRELREDVVLSLRLMGGTFFTGLLNDETGYIPPEQRFYGGGPTGVRGFRFNELGPTVYVARPQRRGDEGFEVDTVRSSTGGTRTLLATTEVSFPIPIFTRFNVRGAAFLDAGQVWDTRDTLISRPGIRITPGVGGRFATPVGPFRLDVAYNPYQPEPGPLYGITESGDLIEMPLLREFRRRREGSWLNRLVLQVSLGNAL from the coding sequence ATGTCCGTTTTTCCGCCGTTCGCGCTCCTGCGCCGTCCGCACGCCTGGCTGCGGACGGCCATCGTCCTGTGCGCGCTGCTCGGGGCCGCCGCGTGCGCCGCCAACCAGGCGGCGACGGGGCCGCTGCCGCAGTTCGCGCAGTACGAGGGCGAGGACGTGCGCTCGGTGAAGTTCGAGGGCGAGCTGGTGGTGCCGGAGGATTCGCTGCGCAGCGTGATCACCACGCGCGTGTCGCGGTGCAGTGCGCTGGGCGTTCTTCCCTTCTGCATCGGCAGCTTCGGCAAGGACGACTACCACCTGGACCTGGCCGTCCTGAGCCGCGACGTGGCCCGCATTCAGCTGGTGCACCGCGACTTCGGCTACTACGGCACCCGCGTGGTGCCCGTGGTGGACGAGGCGCCGGAAGACGGCGTGAACGTCACCTTTCGCGTGGAGGCGGGCGACCTGGTGACCCTCACCGGGCTGGCCGTCACCGGCATCGACCACGTCGACGGGGTCGACGCGCTCTCCGGACGGCTGCCGCTGAAGGAGGGAGAGCCCTTCCGCCGCAACGACTTTCTGGCCTCCGTCGACACCGTTCGCAACTGGCTGCTGAACCGGGGCTACGCGTACGCCCAGGTGCTGCGCAACTACGAGATCGACACCATCGCCGACGTGGCCCGGGTGGAGCTGGCCGCCGCGCCGGGGCCGGTGGTGACGGTGGACAGCATTCACATCGTGGGCCTGTACCGGCTGGACCCCGGCACCGTGCGGCAGCAGTTGGCCATCCGCCGGGGGGCGCGCCTGCGCGGGGCAGACCTGGCGCGCAGCCAGCGGAGCCTGTTCGACCTGGAGCTGGTGAGCTTCGCCGCGGTGGAGGTGGCGCCCGAGCGGCTGCAGGTGACGCCCGACAGCATGGAGCTGGACGCCGACAGCATCGGCAGCACCGTGCTGGTGCGCGTGGTGGAGGCGCCCCGCTACGCCGCCGACATCGCCCTGGGCTACGGCACCCTCGACTGCCTGCGGGCGCAGGGCCGCAACCTTGACCGCAACTTCCTGGGCGGCGCGCGGCGGCTGGAGGTGAACGGGCTGATCGCCAAGGTGGGCGTCGCCGACCCGGTGAACGGGCTGGAGCGCTCGCTGTGCCCGGCCTTCGATCCCGAAAAGCGCACCACCGACACCGACTCGCTGATCGCGGATGCGCTGAACTACCGGCTGGCCGCCAACTTCCTTCAGCCGCGGCTGCTTGCCACGCAGACCAGCCTGGTGGCGGGGCTGTTCACCGAGCAGGTGTCGGAGCTGGACCTGTACGTCCGCAGCGCCACCGGCGCGGAGGTGGGCGTGGTGCGGCAGGTGCTTCCGCAGACGCTGGCCTCGCTGACGCTGGACGTGCAGCGCGGGCGCACCCAGGCCAGCGACTACTTCTTCTGCATCGCCTTCGAGGTCTGCGAGCGCGAAGACATCCAGGCGGTGCAGCGAAGCCGGTGGAGCAACTCGGTGCAGCTGGGGCTGACGCAGAACCGGGTGCGGCTGGACCCGTTCGCCTCGGGCGGGCACCAGTTCCGCACCACGATGGATTTCGCCTCGCCCCTGCTGGGCTCCGAAGACGAGTACCTGCGGCTGATGGCCGACGGCATCATCCACCGCGAGCTTCGCGAGGACGTGGTGCTTTCGCTGCGGCTGATGGGCGGCACCTTCTTCACCGGCCTGCTGAACGACGAAACGGGGTACATTCCCCCCGAGCAGCGGTTCTACGGCGGCGGCCCCACGGGGGTGCGCGGCTTCCGCTTCAACGAGCTGGGGCCGACGGTTTACGTGGCCCGCCCCCAGCGTCGGGGCGACGAGGGCTTCGAGGTCGACACCGTGCGCTCGTCCACCGGGGGCACGCGCACGCTGCTGGCCACCACCGAGGTCAGCTTTCCCATCCCCATCTTCACCCGCTTCAACGTGCGCGGCGCCGCCTTCCTGGACGCCGGGCAGGTGTGGGACACGCGCGACACGCTGATCTCGCGGCCGGGCATCCGCATCACCCCCGGCGTGGGCGGGCGCTTCGCCACGCCGGTGGGGCCGTTCCGCCTGGACGTGGCCTACAACCCGTACCAGCCGGAGCCCGGCCCGCTGTACGGCATCACCGAAAGCGGCGACCTGATCGAGATGCCCCTGCTGCGCGAGTTCCGGCGGCGGCGCGAGGGGAGCTGGCTGAACCGGCTGGTGCTGCAGGTTTCGCTGGGGAACGCCCTGTGA
- a CDS encoding saccharopine dehydrogenase family protein has protein sequence MRMLVLGAGLQGSACAYDLLAHTEHDVVLADLNVDNLPAFLQPYIGGRLTPVAVDANDRTGIRRVMEGVSATMSAFPYYFNLGMSVAAVEAGSHFCDLGGNTDIVLEQKQVTPRAAAAGVSVIPDCGLAPGMVNILAEHGIRQLDVVRKVTIKVGGLPQKPQRPLNYQVVYSLEGVLDYYTTLSWVVRDGKQMQVKALSEIEELEFPGAGTLEAFHTAGGLSTMAQRYEGMIPTMEYKTLRYPGHAKMMEAMRDIGLFGLDPVNVKGVPVVPRDLFIATVGPTLRKDYRESPDLVALRVEVEGTDKGDDVLLRFDLLDRYDADTGITAMMRTTGYSLAITGALQAAGKIKPGVWTPDEAMPAREYIAALAERGVVIQESRVVR, from the coding sequence ATGCGGATGCTGGTGCTGGGGGCGGGCCTTCAGGGCTCTGCCTGTGCCTACGACCTCCTTGCCCACACGGAGCACGACGTCGTTCTTGCCGACCTGAACGTCGACAACCTCCCCGCGTTTCTGCAGCCGTACATCGGCGGGCGGCTGACGCCTGTTGCAGTTGACGCCAACGACCGCACAGGAATTCGCCGGGTGATGGAGGGGGTGTCGGCCACCATGAGCGCCTTCCCCTACTACTTCAACCTGGGGATGAGCGTGGCGGCGGTGGAGGCGGGCTCGCACTTCTGCGACCTGGGCGGCAACACCGACATCGTGCTCGAGCAGAAGCAGGTGACCCCCCGCGCGGCCGCGGCGGGGGTGAGCGTGATCCCCGACTGCGGGCTGGCGCCGGGGATGGTGAACATCCTGGCCGAGCACGGCATCCGGCAGCTGGACGTGGTGCGCAAGGTCACCATCAAGGTGGGCGGCCTGCCGCAGAAGCCGCAGCGGCCGCTGAACTACCAGGTGGTGTACAGCCTGGAGGGTGTGCTGGACTACTACACCACGCTTTCGTGGGTCGTCCGCGACGGCAAGCAGATGCAGGTGAAGGCGCTGTCGGAGATCGAGGAGCTCGAGTTTCCCGGTGCCGGCACGCTGGAGGCCTTCCACACGGCGGGCGGCCTGTCGACGATGGCGCAGCGGTACGAGGGGATGATCCCCACGATGGAGTACAAGACGCTGCGCTACCCCGGCCACGCGAAGATGATGGAGGCCATGCGCGACATCGGCCTGTTCGGGCTGGATCCGGTGAACGTGAAGGGGGTGCCGGTGGTGCCGCGCGACCTGTTCATCGCCACGGTGGGGCCCACGCTGCGCAAGGACTACCGGGAAAGCCCGGACCTGGTGGCGCTCCGGGTAGAGGTGGAGGGCACCGACAAGGGCGACGACGTGCTGCTTCGCTTCGACCTGCTGGACCGGTACGACGCCGACACCGGCATCACGGCCATGATGCGCACCACGGGCTACTCGCTGGCCATCACCGGCGCCCTGCAGGCCGCGGGCAAGATCAAGCCGGGCGTATGGACCCCCGACGAAGCGATGCCGGCGCGCGAGTACATCGCGGCGTTGGCGGAGCGCGGCGTGGTGATCCAGGAGAGCCGCGTCGTCCGGTAG
- the infA gene encoding translation initiation factor IF-1 — protein MPGVVTDVLPDTHFRVKLENGHQLLCYISGRMRKNYIRILGGDRVTVELSPYDLSRGRITYRFK, from the coding sequence ATGCCGGGCGTCGTGACCGACGTGCTTCCGGACACCCACTTCCGGGTGAAGCTGGAGAACGGCCACCAGTTGCTGTGCTACATCTCGGGCCGCATGCGAAAGAACTACATCCGCATCCTGGGTGGCGACCGGGTGACGGTGGAGCTGTCGCCCTACGACCTGAGCCGCGGCCGCATCACCTACCGTTTCAAGTAG
- a CDS encoding PBP1A family penicillin-binding protein — protein MPDPAGAPEPENVYHKGYFPRVREKLARTVDAVRLLVTHPARVPSAAGAWLGEQLERDALFFQAWLFGGWAVIKAGFRAGGRGLRHPVHRRWILGLIALIALLPGFTWQRCGFRGCPDVGKLAALQPGGAARVYDARGQLLAELAPTRWAVVPLADLPPYVAQAFVAVEDQNFYEHHGVHWPRFIAQSVKNLIPGGRSQGASTISMQVARNVFPDRLPAADRSVKRKVLEIRVAKEIEQRYSKAQILQTYLNNIYFGEGVYGIESAARIYFGKHASQLKMSEAALLAGLPKAPTHYSPRRNMARSVQRRNLVLSLMAAQGRITAGQARASKDAEVRLARLRPEARLRTRFPYFVEHARRMLEAELGLALYAGGLRIHTTLDPRIQRAAEQNVEAQVRAIENGRFGRFTGPRRAAYRDSTETPYLQGAAMVMSARTGDVLALVGGRSYDESAFDRMTQGLRQPGSAFKPFVYAAAVAEGVTPTDRVVDDTVRRELPGGEVWTPRNFDGRYRGAVTVRTSLRQSINTIAVKLAEQAGLDDVEQVARRAGITRDIPPLPSIAIGATAVRPMELVRAYTPFATLGDRVEPRFVTRVEDRDGKVVWRARVKRRRVMDRGVAFVVTTMLRGAIDRGTGTAARAALGAGIPAAGKTGTTNDATDAWFVGFTPDLVAAVWFGFDRPRTIIRQGSGGTLAAPVWGRIMRVAQPGTPEPWKAPGGVVRRTVAVSGDRVIAPGCRARGPTYEEFFLRRHVPAGICPRGRRREDAGWWERVGESVRTSAGEWAREAWDDVRARARRAVGAEDEVDRDAGTRPPTREDAPRPEPVEAPAAPLPDPAPAPEDEPRDTIRIEDIAPSAPRDTLFIPDPAEEAPPAPPVAVPPADSIGGAAPSPPRDVAR, from the coding sequence ATGCCCGATCCCGCCGGCGCACCCGAGCCCGAGAACGTCTACCACAAGGGGTACTTCCCCCGCGTCCGCGAGAAGCTGGCGCGGACGGTGGATGCCGTGCGGCTTCTGGTCACGCATCCCGCCCGGGTGCCGTCCGCGGCAGGGGCGTGGCTGGGCGAGCAGCTGGAGAGGGATGCGCTCTTCTTTCAGGCGTGGCTGTTCGGTGGATGGGCGGTCATCAAGGCCGGCTTTCGCGCGGGTGGGCGCGGGCTGCGGCATCCCGTGCACCGGCGGTGGATCCTGGGCCTGATCGCCCTTATCGCCCTCCTTCCCGGCTTCACCTGGCAGCGGTGCGGCTTCCGCGGCTGCCCCGACGTCGGCAAGCTGGCTGCGCTGCAGCCCGGCGGCGCCGCGCGGGTGTACGACGCCCGCGGCCAGCTGCTGGCCGAGCTGGCGCCCACGCGCTGGGCGGTGGTGCCGCTGGCCGACCTTCCGCCCTACGTGGCGCAGGCGTTCGTCGCTGTCGAAGACCAGAACTTCTACGAGCACCACGGCGTGCACTGGCCGCGGTTCATCGCGCAGTCCGTCAAGAACCTGATCCCCGGCGGGCGAAGCCAGGGCGCCAGCACCATCAGCATGCAGGTGGCGCGGAACGTGTTTCCCGACCGCCTTCCCGCCGCCGACCGCAGCGTCAAGCGCAAGGTCCTGGAAATCCGCGTCGCGAAAGAGATCGAGCAGCGCTACAGCAAGGCGCAGATCCTTCAGACGTACCTGAACAACATCTACTTCGGCGAGGGCGTCTACGGCATCGAGTCCGCCGCGCGCATCTACTTCGGCAAGCACGCGTCGCAGCTCAAGATGTCGGAGGCGGCGCTGCTGGCCGGGCTGCCCAAGGCGCCCACCCACTACAGCCCGCGGCGCAACATGGCCCGCTCCGTCCAGCGCCGGAACCTGGTGCTGTCGCTGATGGCCGCGCAGGGCCGCATCACCGCCGGCCAGGCGCGCGCCTCCAAGGATGCGGAGGTGCGGCTGGCGCGGCTGCGGCCCGAGGCGCGGCTCCGCACGCGCTTTCCCTACTTCGTGGAGCATGCGCGGCGGATGCTGGAGGCGGAGCTGGGGCTGGCGCTGTACGCGGGCGGCCTGCGCATTCACACCACGCTGGATCCGCGCATCCAGCGTGCGGCGGAGCAGAACGTGGAGGCGCAGGTGCGGGCGATCGAGAACGGACGCTTCGGGCGATTCACCGGCCCGCGGAGGGCGGCGTACCGCGACTCCACCGAGACGCCGTACCTGCAGGGCGCGGCGATGGTGATGAGCGCCCGGACGGGCGACGTGCTGGCCCTGGTCGGCGGGCGCTCGTACGACGAGTCGGCGTTCGACCGGATGACGCAGGGGCTGCGGCAGCCGGGATCGGCGTTCAAGCCGTTCGTCTACGCCGCCGCCGTCGCCGAGGGCGTCACCCCGACGGACCGGGTGGTGGACGACACCGTGCGCCGCGAGCTGCCGGGCGGCGAGGTATGGACGCCGCGCAATTTCGACGGCCGCTACCGGGGCGCGGTGACCGTCCGCACCTCGCTGCGTCAGTCCATCAACACCATCGCCGTCAAGCTGGCGGAGCAGGCGGGGCTGGACGACGTGGAGCAGGTGGCCCGGCGCGCCGGCATCACCCGCGACATCCCGCCGCTCCCCTCGATCGCGATCGGCGCCACGGCGGTCCGGCCGATGGAGCTGGTTCGCGCCTACACGCCGTTCGCCACGCTGGGCGACCGCGTGGAGCCGCGCTTCGTCACGCGCGTGGAAGACCGCGACGGCAAGGTGGTCTGGCGCGCGCGGGTCAAGCGGCGGCGGGTGATGGACCGCGGCGTCGCCTTCGTGGTGACCACCATGCTGCGCGGCGCCATCGACCGGGGAACGGGGACCGCCGCCCGCGCCGCGCTGGGCGCCGGCATCCCGGCCGCGGGAAAGACGGGGACGACGAACGACGCCACCGACGCCTGGTTCGTGGGATTCACCCCCGACCTCGTCGCCGCCGTGTGGTTCGGGTTCGACCGGCCGCGCACCATCATCCGCCAGGGATCGGGCGGCACGCTGGCCGCGCCGGTATGGGGACGCATCATGCGCGTGGCGCAGCCCGGGACACCGGAGCCGTGGAAGGCCCCGGGTGGCGTCGTCCGGCGCACCGTGGCCGTGTCGGGCGACCGGGTGATCGCCCCCGGGTGCCGGGCGCGGGGCCCCACGTACGAGGAGTTCTTCCTGCGCAGGCACGTGCCCGCCGGCATCTGCCCGCGGGGGCGGCGGCGCGAGGACGCGGGATGGTGGGAGCGCGTAGGCGAGTCCGTCCGCACCTCCGCGGGCGAGTGGGCGCGCGAGGCGTGGGACGACGTTCGCGCCCGTGCCCGCCGCGCCGTCGGCGCCGAGGACGAGGTCGATCGCGACGCAGGCACGCGGCCGCCCACCCGGGAGGACGCGCCCCGCCCCGAGCCGGTGGAGGCCCCCGCCGCGCCGCTCCCCGACCCGGCTCCGGCGCCGGAGGACGAGCCGCGCGACACGATCCGCATCGAGGACATCGCCCCGTCCGCACCCAGGGACACGCTGTTCATCCCGGACCCTGCGGAGGAGGCGCCGCCTGCGCCTCCCGTCGCCGTTCCGCCTGCGGATTCCATCGGTGGGGCAGCGCCTTCCCCGCCGCGGGACGTGGCACGGTGA